One genomic region from Campylobacter concisus encodes:
- a CDS encoding flagellar assembly protein A, giving the protein MSENVQENERFLPPTQIQTSTPYISLKELSKQHSVPVEFIDFKILDILTYYKNKDNEELVFVPEENLDFFDDNAFYLDETLEIEQVYDVEFFDVRLNAVPKLPKIEIGVNSTVTKVVAKVKATKDCEYEQHYEDKLFEYIAKQLMKAQILIGIRIGKLKDELKQIASVVHVKGELDKDYILNITQGINPKKATDAKILYYYKDKLDAIKEEDKIDYADRGFVFGVAQDEVIMEEKKSHEGQNGRDARGKLLAVEKPKEDTGKEISISENIERVENDDSIIYIAKKSGYVVEKNGSFDIEERIEINEANFKTTGSIQAGTDTNVTLVVRETDTIKDAIGTGIIVEADEIEVKGNVGANAMVKANEVIIGGQTHQKAKIYAKNAKISIHIGKVEAENVEIDRLEGGNVVAKRVKINSVVGGSITAQNIQINTLGSNCTITASHLIDVRYLRGTDNKFIIDTSKMPESAEATQEQLNKIENTKAELASLLKNIETKKNVINENKDSIYTIKAKVEELSKAKVIPPVTFMKKLKEYQGLVNEYNTLLKIFKDKKELLATLKDELEIMQNGIFSAKVINRGNWVELNEIRFVIVDPPQNVTYISKQNETAHAITLEKIGDGDEAEYKIKKSNKLEDYTDTNF; this is encoded by the coding sequence TTGAGCGAGAACGTGCAAGAAAACGAGAGATTTTTACCGCCAACGCAAATTCAAACTTCAACGCCTTATATATCGCTTAAAGAACTAAGCAAGCAACACAGCGTACCGGTAGAATTTATAGATTTTAAAATTTTAGATATTTTGACTTATTATAAAAATAAAGATAATGAAGAGCTAGTTTTTGTCCCTGAAGAAAATTTAGACTTTTTTGATGATAATGCATTTTATCTTGACGAGACACTAGAGATCGAGCAGGTCTATGACGTGGAATTTTTTGATGTTAGGCTAAATGCTGTACCAAAGCTTCCAAAGATAGAAATCGGTGTAAATTCAACGGTTACAAAAGTAGTCGCAAAGGTAAAAGCCACAAAAGATTGTGAATACGAACAGCATTACGAAGATAAACTTTTTGAATATATCGCCAAACAGCTTATGAAAGCTCAAATTTTAATAGGTATAAGAATCGGCAAACTAAAAGACGAGTTAAAACAAATCGCCTCAGTTGTGCATGTAAAGGGCGAACTTGATAAAGACTACATACTAAACATAACACAAGGTATAAATCCAAAAAAAGCTACCGATGCAAAGATACTTTACTACTACAAAGATAAACTTGATGCGATAAAAGAGGAAGATAAGATTGATTACGCTGATAGAGGTTTTGTTTTTGGCGTGGCACAAGATGAAGTGATAATGGAAGAGAAAAAGTCTCACGAAGGGCAAAATGGCCGTGATGCGAGAGGCAAATTATTAGCAGTAGAAAAGCCAAAAGAAGATACTGGCAAAGAGATAAGTATAAGCGAAAATATAGAGAGAGTAGAAAATGACGATAGCATAATATATATCGCTAAAAAATCAGGATATGTAGTTGAGAAAAATGGCTCATTTGATATTGAAGAGCGTATAGAGATAAATGAAGCAAATTTTAAAACAACTGGCTCTATTCAAGCAGGTACTGATACAAATGTAACTTTGGTGGTTAGGGAAACTGATACTATAAAAGATGCCATTGGCACTGGCATCATCGTGGAGGCTGACGAGATCGAGGTTAAAGGAAACGTCGGTGCAAATGCGATGGTTAAAGCAAATGAAGTAATAATCGGCGGTCAAACACACCAAAAGGCTAAAATTTATGCAAAGAATGCAAAAATTTCTATCCATATCGGTAAGGTTGAAGCTGAAAATGTCGAGATAGATAGGCTAGAAGGCGGAAATGTCGTAGCAAAAAGAGTTAAGATAAATAGCGTCGTTGGTGGCTCTATAACCGCTCAAAATATCCAAATAAATACGCTTGGCTCAAACTGCACTATCACAGCTTCACACTTAATAGACGTAAGATATCTAAGAGGCACTGACAATAAATTTATAATCGATACTAGCAAAATGCCTGAAAGTGCTGAGGCTACGCAAGAGCAATTAAATAAGATCGAAAATACAAAAGCAGAGCTTGCCTCTCTTCTAAAAAATATTGAAACAAAGAAAAATGTCATAAATGAAAATAAAGACTCGATTTATACCATAAAAGCAAAGGTAGAAGAGCTCTCAAAAGCTAAAGTGATACCGCCAGTTACCTTTATGAAAAAGCTAAAAGAGTATCAAGGTCTAGTCAATGAATACAACACTTTGTTAAAAATTTTTAAAGATAAAAAAGAGTTGCTAGCTACTCTAAAAGATGAGCTTGAAATCATGCAAAATGGAATATTTTCTGCAAAAGTGATAAATAGAGGCAACTGGGTTGAACTAAATGAGATTAGATTTGTTATCGTTGATCCTCCACAAAATGTCACTTATATCTCAAAGCAAAATGAAACCGCTCATGCCATTACTTTGGAGAAGATCGGCGATGGCGATGAGGCTGAGTATAAGATCAAAAAGTCAAATAAATTAGAAGACTACACAGATACAAATTTCTAA
- the ruvA gene encoding Holliday junction branch migration protein RuvA codes for MIKAIEGVVSKKDPAFVVLKTNSGVSYGIFISLFCSAKLSKSEKVELAITQIIREDANLLYGFLDANEQKMFEMLIKLNGIGASTAMAVCSSLSSQAFTNAIISGDADTFKSVPGIGPKTARRIIAELSDAKLISDESVPSYQNEALLALEALGFKREKIVKILPECKSENTSDLIKEALKKLG; via the coding sequence ATGATAAAAGCGATCGAAGGTGTCGTCAGCAAAAAAGACCCTGCATTTGTGGTGTTAAAGACAAATAGCGGTGTAAGCTATGGAATTTTTATCTCACTTTTTTGCTCAGCCAAGCTTAGCAAGAGCGAAAAAGTCGAGCTTGCCATAACGCAGATCATAAGAGAGGATGCAAATTTACTTTACGGCTTTTTGGATGCAAATGAGCAAAAGATGTTTGAGATGCTTATTAAATTAAATGGTATCGGAGCTAGCACAGCAATGGCGGTTTGCTCAAGCCTTAGCTCGCAAGCATTTACAAACGCCATAATAAGCGGCGATGCAGATACTTTTAAAAGCGTGCCAGGCATCGGACCAAAGACTGCTAGACGCATTATAGCCGAGCTAAGTGACGCAAAGCTAATAAGTGACGAGAGTGTGCCAAGCTACCAAAATGAGGCACTTTTGGCACTTGAGGCGCTTGGCTTTAAACGTGAGAAGATAGTGAAAATTTTGCCTGAGTGTAAGAGTGAAAATACGAGTGATCTTATAAAAGAAGCATTAAAGAAATTAGGATAA
- a CDS encoding Mur ligase family protein, with protein MNIFLSISTVLFIFALTFYVITCFQWFSYKPERVLFHFTKPAWHVFFFIVPLVLFYTTGKWFFIYFYFALLPALYMWHKKLDKKLVFTARIKHFFVILACAIILNYALNFIIHKAFLAPMPLFVLVVSLFFSEILEKIKFQGFKNKALKKLGANKDLKIILITASYGKTSIKNFLFEILKDSFVCYKTPRSVNTMAGIIKDINENLNEQTQIYIAEAGARLKGDILEITRFLNPQIVIVGEIGAQHIEYFKTLDNIRSTKLEALQSNRLQMAFLHSSTKKEPSQNLEIYDESLKDINANLDGISFTLDGKNYASPLLGKFNATNLAVCIKVAKYLKMSDEAVDRALSKMKNVEHRLSKIEAGGKLIIDDSFNGNFSGMSASYELVSTYAGRKVLLTPGIVESDAEQNANLAKVINEIFDLVIITSSLNAEVLLKHIVKPKIIILKDKNKMQEILAQNTRAGDLILFSNDAPSFI; from the coding sequence ATGAATATATTTTTAAGCATAAGCACAGTTTTATTTATCTTTGCGCTCACTTTTTATGTGATTACTTGCTTTCAGTGGTTTTCATATAAGCCTGAGCGCGTACTCTTTCACTTCACAAAGCCCGCTTGGCACGTCTTTTTCTTCATCGTGCCTTTGGTGCTATTTTACACGACTGGCAAGTGGTTTTTTATCTATTTTTACTTTGCACTTTTGCCAGCACTTTATATGTGGCATAAAAAACTTGATAAAAAGTTAGTTTTTACTGCTAGGATCAAGCATTTTTTTGTGATCCTTGCTTGTGCTATCATCTTAAACTACGCTTTAAATTTCATCATCCACAAGGCGTTTTTGGCTCCTATGCCACTTTTTGTCTTGGTCGTGAGCCTATTTTTTAGTGAAATTTTAGAAAAGATAAAATTTCAAGGCTTTAAAAATAAGGCACTTAAAAAACTGGGTGCAAATAAAGATCTAAAAATCATCTTGATCACAGCAAGCTACGGCAAAACTAGCATCAAAAATTTTCTTTTTGAAATTTTAAAAGATAGCTTCGTCTGCTACAAGACGCCTCGCAGCGTAAATACAATGGCTGGCATCATCAAAGATATCAATGAAAATTTAAACGAGCAAACGCAAATTTACATCGCTGAAGCAGGCGCTAGGCTAAAGGGCGACATCCTAGAGATCACTAGATTTTTAAATCCACAAATCGTAATTGTAGGCGAGATTGGCGCGCAACACATTGAGTACTTTAAAACACTTGATAATATCCGCTCTACCAAGCTTGAAGCACTTCAAAGCAACCGTTTGCAAATGGCATTTTTACATAGCTCGACAAAGAAAGAGCCAAGCCAAAATTTAGAAATTTACGATGAGAGCCTAAAAGATATAAATGCAAATTTAGATGGAATTTCATTTACGCTTGATGGCAAAAACTATGCTTCACCGCTACTTGGCAAATTTAACGCTACAAATTTAGCCGTTTGCATCAAGGTGGCAAAATACCTAAAAATGAGCGATGAGGCGGTAGATAGAGCGCTATCTAAGATGAAAAACGTCGAGCACCGCCTAAGCAAGATCGAGGCTGGCGGCAAGCTGATAATTGATGATAGTTTTAATGGGAATTTCTCAGGTATGAGTGCAAGCTACGAGCTTGTAAGTACATATGCTGGCAGAAAAGTGCTACTAACACCAGGCATCGTCGAGAGTGATGCGGAGCAAAATGCAAATTTAGCCAAGGTGATAAATGAAATTTTTGATCTTGTCATCATCACAAGCTCACTAAATGCTGAAGTTTTACTAAAGCACATCGTAAAGCCAAAGATCATCATCTTAAAGGATAAAAATAAAATGCAAGAAATTCTAGCTCAAAATACGCGTGCTGGCGATCTTATACTATTTTCAAACGACGCACCGAGCTTTATATGA
- a CDS encoding D-alanine--D-alanine ligase, with product MNLGVIFGAKSYEHEISIVSAIVLKNVLKQELKFIFCDANRDFYLIEQKDMRANFFSSGKYKNSKKLILSKGGFFIHSLFGDKKVECDVIINLIHGMDGEDGKIAALFDFYGIKYIGPRLEVSALSYNKELTKFLAQKAGVKALDYEMLTRESQPKFHYPIILKPARLGSSIGVNIVHDASELAYAKDIAFEFDKDVLVEPFIKGVKEYNLAGCKIDGKIKFSIIEEPKKKEFLDYEQKYLSFSNENKVKEAEISEELKQKLKFNFSKIYDCGFDGAIIRCDFFVIDDEVYLNEINPNPGSLANYLFEDFESTLNALANSLPRERNIKIDYSFINSITSVKGRGKI from the coding sequence ATGAATTTAGGTGTGATATTTGGAGCAAAGAGCTATGAACATGAGATAAGCATAGTTAGTGCGATAGTTTTAAAAAATGTCCTAAAACAAGAGCTAAAATTTATATTTTGCGACGCAAATAGAGACTTTTATCTTATCGAGCAAAAAGATATGAGAGCAAATTTTTTTAGCTCTGGTAAATACAAAAATTCAAAAAAGCTCATTTTATCTAAAGGCGGATTTTTCATACACTCTCTTTTTGGCGATAAAAAAGTAGAGTGTGATGTTATTATAAATTTGATCCATGGCATGGACGGCGAAGATGGCAAGATAGCAGCGCTTTTTGACTTTTACGGCATAAAATATATAGGTCCAAGGCTTGAAGTAAGTGCGCTTAGCTACAACAAAGAGCTTACTAAATTTCTAGCGCAAAAAGCTGGCGTAAAGGCGCTTGACTATGAGATGCTAACTCGTGAGAGCCAGCCAAAATTTCACTATCCTATTATTTTAAAGCCAGCAAGACTTGGAAGTAGTATCGGCGTAAATATAGTGCATGACGCCAGCGAGCTAGCTTATGCAAAAGACATAGCATTTGAGTTTGATAAAGATGTGCTTGTCGAGCCTTTTATAAAGGGAGTAAAAGAGTATAACCTTGCAGGCTGTAAGATAGATGGAAAGATAAAATTTTCTATCATCGAAGAGCCAAAAAAGAAAGAATTTCTTGACTACGAGCAAAAATATCTTAGCTTTTCAAATGAAAACAAGGTAAAAGAGGCTGAAATTTCTGAGGAGCTAAAACAAAAGCTTAAATTTAACTTTTCAAAAATTTATGATTGCGGTTTTGACGGAGCGATCATTAGATGCGACTTCTTTGTGATAGATGATGAGGTCTATCTAAATGAGATAAATCCAAACCCAGGAAGCCTTGCAAACTATCTATTTGAGGATTTTGAGAGTACTTTAAATGCTCTTGCAAACTCACTTCCAAGAGAGCGTAATATAAAGATCGATTATAGCTTTATAAACTCGATCACTTCAGTAAAAGGTCGTGGGAAAATTTAG
- a CDS encoding alpha/beta fold hydrolase produces MASRAVKYGSDEYEISYEVVNPKCKKIVLFLHGWGANKEIMKKAFGHYLNEFCHVYIDMPGFGKSSITDPLKTSDYAKIVENFCAELGIKPDIIVGHSFGGKVATLLKPPYLVLLSSAGIVVKKPFIVRAKIVIFKIFKLFGFGKFYKLFATKDVSGMSRVMYETLKNVVDEDFTKHFADFSGKALIFWGENDKATPITSGESIHKLIKNSSFFPLSGDHFFFLLHAKFISEEIEKGINFELNEAKNVVIDDDESGIEEIR; encoded by the coding sequence ATGGCGAGTAGGGCGGTAAAGTACGGCTCAGACGAGTATGAGATCAGCTACGAAGTAGTAAATCCGAAATGCAAAAAAATAGTGCTTTTCTTGCACGGCTGGGGTGCAAACAAAGAGATAATGAAAAAGGCTTTTGGGCACTATCTAAACGAGTTTTGCCACGTTTATATCGATATGCCAGGTTTTGGTAAAAGCTCAATTACTGATCCTTTAAAAACAAGTGATTATGCAAAAATCGTTGAAAATTTTTGCGCTGAGCTTGGCATAAAGCCAGATATTATAGTAGGTCATAGCTTTGGTGGCAAGGTCGCAACGCTTCTAAAGCCGCCATATCTTGTGCTTTTGAGCTCAGCTGGCATAGTTGTCAAAAAGCCATTTATCGTGCGCGCAAAGATCGTTATTTTTAAAATTTTTAAGCTTTTTGGATTTGGAAAATTTTATAAACTCTTTGCCACAAAAGATGTGAGCGGTATGAGTAGAGTGATGTATGAGACCCTAAAAAACGTAGTTGATGAGGATTTTACGAAGCATTTTGCTGACTTTAGTGGCAAGGCTTTGATATTCTGGGGCGAAAATGACAAGGCAACGCCTATAACAAGCGGGGAGAGTATACATAAGCTCATAAAAAATAGTTCATTTTTTCCGCTTAGTGGTGATCATTTTTTCTTTTTGCTTCACGCTAAATTTATAAGCGAAGAGATAGAAAAAGGGATAAATTTTGAGCTAAATGAGGCTAAAAATGTCGTGATAGATGACGATGAGAGCGGGATCGAGGAGATAAGATGA
- a CDS encoding type II toxin-antitoxin system Phd/YefM family antitoxin — translation MVTFTKDEIYTATEVVRNFSSVLSRVGANELKRAVIVKNNKFEAVLLNMEEYERLCEAVSVLESIYTAKKRENDGE, via the coding sequence ATGGTAACTTTTACAAAAGATGAAATTTATACAGCAACTGAAGTGGTTAGAAATTTTAGTTCGGTACTCTCTCGTGTGGGAGCTAATGAATTAAAAAGAGCGGTTATTGTAAAAAATAATAAATTTGAAGCAGTGCTTTTAAATATGGAAGAGTATGAGCGCCTTTGCGAAGCAGTGAGTGTGCTTGAGAGCATTTATACTGCAAAAAAAAGAGAGAACGATGGCGAGTAG